One Cucumis sativus cultivar 9930 chromosome 1, Cucumber_9930_V3, whole genome shotgun sequence DNA segment encodes these proteins:
- the LOC101223166 gene encoding presenilin-like protein At2g29900: MAENQRPTSILESLGEEIVRIVTPVSICMFMVVILVSILNPNSSSSYASVGSIATIAYNESSSDTSWDKFIGALLNSLVFVAVITLATFLMVLLFYLRCVKFLKYYMGFSAFVVLGFLGGEIALFLIEEFSIPIDCFTFLVALFNFAAVGVLAVFMSKMAILVTQGYLVLIGMLVAYWFTLLPEWTTWALLVALALYDLAAVLLPVGPLRLLVELAISRDEDIPALVYEARPVVNHDSNPRDLVQRRMRVWRERNETSDNRPIAVPDSVSDGNVVSESNVDEIETSNSNPIPIISTAVRAEEGEVHPIRNTELLVPLIDNGGNVQPHGVAEASGSNENLMLEGIGLGSSGAIKLGLGDFIFYSVLVGRAAMYDYMTVYACYLAIVAGLGITLMLLAIYQKALPALPVSIALGIVFYFLTRLFLEVFVVQCSLNLLMF, from the coding sequence ATGGCCGAAAATCAAAGACCCACCAGCATTCTTGAATCTCTAGGGGAAGAGATCGTTAGAATTGTTACTCCTGTTTCAATCTGCATGTTTATGGTAGTTATTCTAGTCTCTATCCTCAACCCCAACTCTTCGTCTTCTTATGCATCAGTTGGCTCCATCGCTACCATTGCATATAATGAGAGCAGCTCTGATACTTCATGGGACAAATTTATAGGTGCTCTTTTAAACTCACTTGTGTTTGTAGCTGTTATAACTCTGGCCACATTTCTCATGGTATTGCTTTTCTACCTTAGATGTGTCAAGTTTTTAAAGTATTACATGGGTTTCTCTGCTTTTGTTGTGTTGGGTTTTCTTGGAGGTGAAATTGCATTGTTCTTGATTGAGGAGTTCAGTATTCCAATTGATTGTTTCACTTTTTTGGTTGCTCTATTCAATTTTGCTGCTGTGGGTGTTTTAGCTGTGTTCATGTCAAAAATGGCTATCCTTGTAACACAAGGGTACTTGGTTTTAATTGGGATGTTGGTGGCTTATTGGTTTACTTTGTTACCTGAATGGACTACTTGGGCACTTTTAGTTGCATTGGCTCTCTATGATCTTGCAGCTGTTTTACTGCCTGTTGGACCATTGAGGCTGTTAGTCGAGCTTGCAATATCTAGGGATGAAGATATTCCAGCTTTAGTTTATGAGGCTCGGCCAGTGGTTAATCACGATTCAAATCCTAGGGATTTAGTGCAAAGAAGGATGAGGGTGTGGAGGGAAAGAAATGAAACTTCTGATAATCGCCCCATTGCTGTTCCTGATTCTGTTTCCGATGGGAATGTGGTTTCTGAATCTAATGTAGATGAAATTGAAACATCCAACTCCAATCCAATTCCAATCATATCAACTGCTGTTAGAGCTGAAGAGGGGGAGGTTCACCCCATAAGGAACACTGAGCTTCTTGTGCCATTAATTGATAATGGAGGGAATGTTCAGCCACATGGAGTAGCAGAAGCTTCTggatcaaatgaaaatttgatgttAGAGGGAATAGGATTGGGATCCTCTGGTGCTATCAAGTTGGGGCTAGGAGACTTCATTTTCTATAGTGTATTGGTTGGTAGAGCAGCAATGTATGATTACATGACGGTTTATGCTTGTTATCTTGCAATTGTAGCTGGTCTTGGAATCACTTTGATGCTATTGGCAATATATCAGAAAGCTTTGCCTGCTCTCCCAGTATCAATAGCTCTAGGTATCGTGTTTTACTTCCTAACACGTCTCTTCCTTGAGGTCTTTGTTGTACAATGTTCTTTGAACCTTTTGATGTTTTAG